In a genomic window of Vidua chalybeata isolate OUT-0048 chromosome 30, bVidCha1 merged haplotype, whole genome shotgun sequence:
- the PCBP2 gene encoding poly(rC)-binding protein 2 isoform X7: MDTGVIEGGLNVTLTIRLLMHGKEVGSIIGKKGESVKKMREESGARINISEGNCPERIITLAGPTNAIFKAFAMIIDKLEEDISSSMTNSTAASRPPVTLRLVVPASQCGSLIGKGGCKIKEIRESTGAQVQVAGDMLPNSTERAITIAGIPQSIIECVKQICVVMLESPPKGVTIPYRPKPSSSPVIFAGGQLTKLHQLAMQQSHFPMSHGNTGFSGLDASAQTTSHELTIPNDLIGCIIGRQGAKINEIRQMSGAQIKIANPVEGSTDRQVTITGSAASISLAQYLINVSLESAKPSSQAASVTIPDHLSINLSQPSTPSSSSSSTTTPSLATAGASDAPSSLPNPLPTAPCVSSLLGMKPVPLLALNVVSAAKGAAAPAVPCVTNKLKAEKQRFSPY; the protein is encoded by the exons ATGGACACCGGAGTCATCGAAGGGGGTCTCAATGTCACGCTCACCATCCGGCTACTCATGCACGGAAAG GAGGTGGGAAGCATCATTGGGAAG AAAGGGGAGTCCGTGAAGAAGATGCGTGAggag AGCGGCGCTCGCATCAACATCTCTGAAGGGAACTGCCCCGAGCGGATCATCACCCTCGCGGGACCCACCAACGCCATCTTCAAAGCTTTTGCGATGATCATTGACAAACTGGAAGAG GACATCAGCAGCTCCATGACCaacagcacagctgccagccgGCCCCCGGTCACCCTCCGGCTTGTGGTCCCCGCCAGCCAGTGCGGGTCCCTCATTGGCAAAGGAGGCTGCAAGATCAAGGAGATCCGAGAG AGCACGGGGGCACAGGTCCAGGTGGCAGGGGACATGCTGCCCAACTCGACTGAGCGAGCCATCACCATTGCTGGGATCCCACAGTCCATCATCGAGTGCGTCAAACAGATCTGCGTCGTCATGCTTGAG TCTCCCCCGAAGGGTGTCACCATCCCGTACCGACCCAAGCCATCCAGCTCTCCCGTCATCTTTGCAGGCGGCCAG CTGACCAAGCTGCACCAGTTGGCAATGCAACAGTCACACTTTCCAATGTCTCATGGCAACACTGGATTCAGTG GTTTGGATGCCTCTGCCCAAACCACCTCCCATGAACTCACCATTCCAAATGAT ctgaTTGGCTGCATCATCGGGCGTCAGGGCGCCAAGATCAACGAGATCCGCCAGATGTCCGGGGCTCAGATCAAGATTGCCAACCCCGTGGAAGGCTCTACTGACAGGCAGGTGACCATAACTGGATCTGCAGCGAGCATCAGCCTGGCCCAGTATCTAATCAATGTCAG TTTAGAAAGCGCTAAACCCTCCTCCCAGGCAGCCTCCGTCACGATCCCTGACCACCTCAGCATCAACCTCTCTCAACCCTCCAccccttcttcttcttcctcctccaccaccaccccctCGCTCGCCACCGCGGGGGCCTCCGACGCACCCTCCAGCCTCCCCAACCCTCTTCCGACCGCCCCTTGTGTCTCCAGTCTGCTTGGCATGAAACCTGTCCCTCTCCTGGCGCTAAATGTCGTGTCTGCGGCCAAAGGCGCCGCGGCGCCCGCCGTGCCCTGTGTCACTAACAAACTCAAAGCGGAGAAGCAAAGGTTTTCCCCGTACTGA
- the PCBP2 gene encoding poly(rC)-binding protein 2 isoform X6, producing MDTGVIEGGLNVTLTIRLLMHGKEVGSIIGKKGESVKKMREESGARINISEGNCPERIITLAGPTNAIFKAFAMIIDKLEEDISSSMTNSTAASRPPVTLRLVVPASQCGSLIGKGGCKIKEIRESTGAQVQVAGDMLPNSTERAITIAGIPQSIIECVKQICVVMLESPPKGVTIPYRPKPSSSPVIFAGGQLTKLHQLAMQQSHFPMSHGNTGFSGVDSSSPEVKGYWGLDASAQTTSHELTIPNDLIGCIIGRQGAKINEIRQMSGAQIKIANPVEGSTDRQVTITGSAASISLAQYLINVSLESAKPSSQAASVTIPDHLSINLSQPSTPSSSSSSTTTPSLATAGASDAPSSLPNPLPTAPCVSSLLGMKPVPLLALNVVSAAKGAAAPAVPCVTNKLKAEKQRFSPY from the exons ATGGACACCGGAGTCATCGAAGGGGGTCTCAATGTCACGCTCACCATCCGGCTACTCATGCACGGAAAG GAGGTGGGAAGCATCATTGGGAAG AAAGGGGAGTCCGTGAAGAAGATGCGTGAggag AGCGGCGCTCGCATCAACATCTCTGAAGGGAACTGCCCCGAGCGGATCATCACCCTCGCGGGACCCACCAACGCCATCTTCAAAGCTTTTGCGATGATCATTGACAAACTGGAAGAG GACATCAGCAGCTCCATGACCaacagcacagctgccagccgGCCCCCGGTCACCCTCCGGCTTGTGGTCCCCGCCAGCCAGTGCGGGTCCCTCATTGGCAAAGGAGGCTGCAAGATCAAGGAGATCCGAGAG AGCACGGGGGCACAGGTCCAGGTGGCAGGGGACATGCTGCCCAACTCGACTGAGCGAGCCATCACCATTGCTGGGATCCCACAGTCCATCATCGAGTGCGTCAAACAGATCTGCGTCGTCATGCTTGAG TCTCCCCCGAAGGGTGTCACCATCCCGTACCGACCCAAGCCATCCAGCTCTCCCGTCATCTTTGCAGGCGGCCAG CTGACCAAGCTGCACCAGTTGGCAATGCAACAGTCACACTTTCCAATGTCTCATGGCAACACTGGATTCAGTG GCGTTGACTCCAGCTCTCCAGAGGTGAAAGGCTATTGGG GTTTGGATGCCTCTGCCCAAACCACCTCCCATGAACTCACCATTCCAAATGAT ctgaTTGGCTGCATCATCGGGCGTCAGGGCGCCAAGATCAACGAGATCCGCCAGATGTCCGGGGCTCAGATCAAGATTGCCAACCCCGTGGAAGGCTCTACTGACAGGCAGGTGACCATAACTGGATCTGCAGCGAGCATCAGCCTGGCCCAGTATCTAATCAATGTCAG TTTAGAAAGCGCTAAACCCTCCTCCCAGGCAGCCTCCGTCACGATCCCTGACCACCTCAGCATCAACCTCTCTCAACCCTCCAccccttcttcttcttcctcctccaccaccaccccctCGCTCGCCACCGCGGGGGCCTCCGACGCACCCTCCAGCCTCCCCAACCCTCTTCCGACCGCCCCTTGTGTCTCCAGTCTGCTTGGCATGAAACCTGTCCCTCTCCTGGCGCTAAATGTCGTGTCTGCGGCCAAAGGCGCCGCGGCGCCCGCCGTGCCCTGTGTCACTAACAAACTCAAAGCGGAGAAGCAAAGGTTTTCCCCGTACTGA